One Micropterus dolomieu isolate WLL.071019.BEF.003 ecotype Adirondacks linkage group LG23, ASM2129224v1, whole genome shotgun sequence DNA window includes the following coding sequences:
- the LOC123963831 gene encoding solute carrier family 13 member 5-like codes for MAVLPLRVKMLRQLWRLKGAVVLVCSPFILLPLAVSTTEAACAYVIALMAVYWCTEVLPLAVTALLPTILFPVLGIMESKDVCMQYLKDTNMLFVGGLMVAVAVEHWNLHKRIALRVLLLVGVRPALLMLGFMGVTAFLSMWISNTATTAMMVPIVQAILDQLNGNADPEPSSKTQKSNVDLHLEHQEKSSSVVQTAAPNVLENGLHEKTSTLQDNVSPEEKVQMERQEMIKPTPQDKPPSDYRGPVVVSVESACCQMEVEELSDVEEERRRFSKGLLLCVCYAASIGGIATLTGTGPNLVLIGQMSQLFPQNGDVINFASWFVFAFPIMALMLTLAWFWLQFLYVGCNLRKTWGCGAVQSEKERAAYEVIRDENRRLGPMSYGEVSVLGLFILMVALWFTRDPGFMDGWATHIFNAKAEFVTDATVSLFVAVLLFVLPSEPPPFLCCWRRSSDTESQVSRGPAPSLLTWKVTQKKMPWNIVLLLGGGFALAKGSEESGLSRWLGGQMTPLHSVPPWAIAVILCLLIATFTECASNVATATLFLPILASMSQSISLNPLYVMIPCTLSASFAFMLPVATPPNAIVFSYGYLKVSDMAKAGMVMNIIGIGCISLAINSWGRLMFDLDSFPSWANATAPV; via the exons gaagcGGCCTGTGCTTATGTCATAGCCCTCATGGCGGTGTACTGGTGCACTGAGGTGTTGCCGCTGGCGGTGACGGCGCTGCTGCCGACCATCCTGTTTCCCGTCCTCGGCATCATGGAGTCCAAAGAC GTGTGTATGCAGTACCTGAAGGACACCAACATGCTGTTCGTGGGGGGGCTGATGGTGGCCGTGGCCGTGGAGCACTGGAACCTGCACAAACGCATCGCGCTCAgagtgctgctgctggtggggGTCCGACCCGCCCT GTTGATGCTGGGGTTCATGGGAGTTACAGCTTTCCTTTCCATGTGGATCAGCAACACGGCCACCACCGCCATGATGGTCCCCATCGTCCAGGCCATCCTGGACCAGCTCAACGGCAACGCAGACCCTGAACCCTCCTCCAAGACCCAGAAAAGCAATGTCGACCTACACCTGGAACATCAGGAGAAGAGCAGCAGCGTCGTGCAAACTGCTGCTCCGAACGTCCTGGAGAACG GTCTGCATGAGAAAACCAGCACCCTACAAGACAACGTGTCCCCTGAGGAGAAGGTTCAGATGGAGAGACAGGAGATGATCAAACCAACACCACAGGACAAGCCTCCATCAGACTACCGCGGGCCTG TGGTCGTGTCCGTGGAGAGCGCCTGCTGCCagatggaggtggaggagctgagcgacgtggaggaggagaggaggaggttcAGTAAagggctgctgctgtgtgtgtgctacgCTGCCAGCATCGGGGGCATCGCTACTCTGACCGGAACCGGACCCAACCTGGTTCTGATCGGACAGATGAGCCA ACTCTTCCCTCAGAACGGAGACGTGATCAACTTTGCATCATGGTTTGTGTTCGCCTTCCCCATCATGGCGCTGATGCTGACGCTGGCCTGGTTCTGGCTGCAGTTCCTCTACGTCGGCTGCAA CCTGCGGAAGACGTGGGGTTGCGGCGCGGTCCAGTCGGAGAAGGAGCGAGCAGCGTACGAAGTTATCAGAGATGAGAATCGGCGTCTGGGGCCGATGAGTTACGGAGAGGTCAGCGTCCTGGGGCTCTTCATCCTCATGGTGGCGCTGTGGTTCACGCGAGACCCGGGCTTCATGGACGGCTGGGCCACCCACATCTTCAACGCCAAAGCCGA GTTCGTCACAGACGCCACCGTCTCTCTGtttgttgctgtgttgttgtttgttcttcCCTCCGAGCCGCCGCCCTTCCTCTGCTGCTGGAGGCGGAGCTCtgacacag AGTCCCAGGTGTCGCGAGGCCCCGCCCCTTCTCTGCTCACCTGGAAGGTGACTCAGAAGAAGATGCCCTGGAACATCGTCCTGCTGCTGGGAGGAGGCTTCGCTCTGGCCAAAGGCagcgag gAGTCCGGTCTGTCCCGCTGGCTCGGCGGTCAGATGACGCCGCTCCACTCCGTCCCTCCCTGGGCCATCGCCGTCATCCTCTGCCTCCTCATCGCCACCTTCACAGAGTGTGCCAGCAACGTTGCCACGGCTACGCTCTTCCTGCCCATCCTGGCCTCCATG TCCCAGTCTATAAGCTTGAACCCTCTGTACGTGATGATCCCCTGCACCCTCAGCGCCTCCTTCGCCTTCATGCTGCCGGTAGCCACGCCCCCCAACGCCATCGTCTTCTCCTATGGTTACCTCAAAGTGTCCGACATG GCTAAAGCCGGGATGGTGATGAACATCATCGGGATCGGCTGCATCAGCCTCGCCATTAACAGTTGGGGTCGCCTCATGTTCGACCTGGACTCGTTCCCTTCGTGGGCCAACGCCACGGCACCTGTCTAG
- the med31 gene encoding mediator of RNA polymerase II transcription subunit 31, which produces METEEQARNRFQSELEFVQCLANPNYLNFLAQRGVLRERPFINYLKYLLYWKEPEYAKFLKYPHCLHMLELLQYEHFRKELVNAQCAKFIDEQQLLHWQHYSRKRTRLQQALAEQQQPQQQAPPHGNATAK; this is translated from the exons ATGGAAACAG aggagcaggccaggaaCCGTTTCCAGTCGGAGCTGGAGTTCGTCCAGTGTTTGGCCAACCCAAACTACCTGAACT TTTTGGCTCAGAGAGGCGTCCTGAGGGAGCGACCGTTCATCAACTACCTGAAGTACCTGCTGTACTGGAAGGAGCCAGAGTACGCCAAGTTCCTCAA GTATCCTCACTGCCTGCAcatgctggagctgctgcagtACGAACACTTCAGGAAGGAGCTGGTCAACGCTCAGTGCGCCAAGTTCATCGACgagcagcagctgctgcactGGCAGCACTACTCCAGGAAACGCACCCGGCTGCAGCAGGCGCTGGccgagcagcagcagccgcagcagcagGCGCCGCCGCACGGCAACGCCACCGCCAAGTGA